A part of Timaviella obliquedivisa GSE-PSE-MK23-08B genomic DNA contains:
- a CDS encoding DedA family protein has translation MSEWMAKWVIETMNSLGYVGIAFLMFMENLFPPIPSELIMPLAGYTAAQPDGVLAIAPAIIAGVLGTVLGAFPWYYLGKVMGETRLKCWIAKHGRWIGISIEELDKTQRWFHRHGKKAVLFGRLVPVIRTLVSLPAGFSNMPMAQFLIYSTIGTLGWVSLLTGIGYWLGIQKLDYHLVDQYLSPVSKAIAVFLVLAFGVWVVRHWNKRKKSL, from the coding sequence TGGGAATTGCCTTTTTGATGTTTATGGAAAATCTGTTTCCGCCGATTCCTTCGGAGTTAATTATGCCTTTAGCCGGGTATACCGCAGCGCAGCCTGATGGCGTGTTGGCGATCGCCCCTGCCATCATCGCTGGAGTTCTCGGCACCGTCTTGGGTGCGTTCCCCTGGTACTACTTGGGCAAGGTAATGGGTGAAACTCGCCTGAAATGCTGGATTGCTAAGCATGGCAGATGGATCGGCATTTCCATTGAAGAACTTGACAAAACTCAGCGCTGGTTTCACAGGCACGGCAAAAAAGCTGTCCTCTTCGGTCGCCTTGTGCCAGTAATTCGTACCTTAGTGTCGTTGCCTGCGGGTTTTAGCAATATGCCGATGGCGCAGTTTTTGATTTATTCCACCATTGGCACGTTGGGCTGGGTGAGCTTGTTGACGGGCATTGGCTATTGGTTAGGGATTCAAAAGCTGGACTATCATCTGGTCGATCAATACCTAAGTCCTGTTTCTAAGGCGATCGCGGTTTTCTTAGTACTTGCCTTTGGGGTTTGGGTTGTGCGGCATTGGAACAAGCGTAAAAAGTCTTTGTAA